One part of the Bdellovibrio sp. KM01 genome encodes these proteins:
- the pdxH gene encoding pyridoxamine 5'-phosphate oxidase: MFDLTIDPYLHFDRLLKEAIEKQIPEANAMSVATVDDRGIPSVRIVYMKDRTPEGFVFFGNYHSHKGLDIEDNPNVCLNFYWPAIWQQVRVTGMAVKVNPEESDAYWKTRARLSQIGAWASNQSEEIPDYNHLARRVQEYEKQFEGQPVPRPPHWGGWLVVPTEIEFWFGHNGRLHERFVYQRTEEGTWKTFMRSP; encoded by the coding sequence ATGTTTGATCTAACTATTGACCCTTATCTTCATTTCGATCGCCTTCTTAAAGAGGCGATCGAAAAACAAATCCCAGAGGCAAATGCAATGTCAGTTGCGACTGTGGATGATAGGGGCATTCCCTCTGTGAGAATTGTCTATATGAAAGACAGAACTCCAGAGGGTTTTGTTTTTTTTGGGAACTACCATAGCCACAAGGGCCTCGATATCGAGGACAACCCGAATGTGTGCTTGAATTTCTATTGGCCAGCAATCTGGCAACAAGTGCGCGTGACGGGAATGGCTGTAAAAGTGAATCCCGAAGAAAGCGATGCGTACTGGAAAACCCGCGCTCGCTTAAGTCAAATCGGTGCTTGGGCGTCCAATCAAAGCGAAGAAATCCCAGATTACAATCATCTTGCCCGTCGCGTGCAAGAGTATGAAAAACAGTTTGAGGGTCAACCGGTGCCTCGTCCACCTCATTGGGGCGGGTGGTTGGTGGTTCCAACTGAAATCGAATTCTGGTTCGGCCACAATGGACGTCTGCATGAACGATTTGTATATCAACGAACTGAAGAAGGCACGTGGAAGACCTTCATGCGCTCTCCATGA
- a CDS encoding response regulator transcription factor, translating to MRILVVEDQVKMANFLKKGLNEVGYAVDIAESGTSAESYMAQGDYDLVILDVMLPDQNGIDTARHLRRDGYAGPILMVTALSTTKDKVNGLDAGADDYLTKPYSFDELHARVRALLRRKGSANGGTAITNILKYADLELDLLQRKVRRSGQEISLTTKEFALLEYFMRNPERPLGRVSIAEHVWDIHFDSESNVIDVYINLLRKKVDAPFNKRLIHTVVGTGYVLKESP from the coding sequence ATGCGAATTCTTGTCGTTGAAGATCAAGTTAAAATGGCTAACTTCCTGAAAAAGGGATTGAACGAAGTTGGATATGCTGTCGACATCGCGGAAAGCGGAACGTCGGCGGAGTCCTACATGGCTCAAGGCGATTATGACTTGGTGATTTTGGATGTCATGCTGCCCGATCAAAACGGTATCGATACTGCCAGACATCTTCGTCGCGACGGATACGCGGGTCCCATTCTGATGGTCACCGCTCTTTCGACAACAAAAGACAAAGTAAACGGCCTGGATGCTGGCGCCGATGACTATCTGACCAAACCCTACTCCTTTGATGAACTTCATGCCCGCGTTCGCGCCTTGCTTCGTCGCAAAGGCTCCGCGAATGGTGGAACTGCCATCACTAATATTTTAAAATATGCCGACCTGGAGTTGGATCTTTTGCAACGTAAAGTGCGCAGATCCGGCCAGGAAATTTCCCTGACCACGAAAGAGTTTGCGCTGCTGGAATACTTCATGCGCAATCCCGAACGTCCTTTGGGCCGTGTCTCGATAGCGGAGCATGTCTGGGATATTCACTTTGATTCCGAATCCAACGTAATCGACGTGTATATCAATCTTTTGCGTAAAAAAGTCGATGCTCCCTTCAACAAAAGACTCATTCACACCGTGGTAGGGACTGGCTATGTTCTTAAAGAGTCTCCGTAA
- a CDS encoding type II secretion system protein J, producing MRNQLSSKGFTLVEVLVATGLVALLSIVMTTLMVKMQKDVSVYSAKSGVESMRNQVRMNAINGAAILKSAMLTENPVLSTCLNTNNCSTTKSDFKLVDALGVPLSGKNVYYDLQGKPCKEWNVSCPLKISSQMQLICGGATAVASCPKAQAMNVFVQIDYHTDLSKARGVELRPITDTVTVALASYYNTQVTNNVINQNNNSTIVTGTVTEASADLICETGSYMTGVDTAGKVICMKVASNGGTGGGSDGNGRDGDGGGGGQGKDGGGDGGGAGGSCSK from the coding sequence ATGAGAAACCAGTTATCAAGTAAGGGTTTTACATTGGTAGAGGTTTTGGTTGCGACGGGATTGGTAGCACTCCTTTCCATCGTCATGACAACGCTGATGGTGAAAATGCAGAAAGATGTTTCTGTGTATTCAGCCAAAAGTGGTGTTGAGTCCATGCGTAATCAAGTGCGCATGAACGCCATCAATGGTGCGGCAATTCTGAAAAGCGCGATGCTGACGGAAAATCCGGTCCTAAGCACTTGCTTAAACACGAACAACTGCTCGACGACCAAGTCAGACTTTAAATTAGTCGATGCCTTGGGTGTGCCTCTTTCAGGTAAGAATGTTTATTACGATCTCCAGGGGAAACCTTGTAAAGAGTGGAATGTATCCTGCCCACTCAAAATCTCTTCGCAAATGCAGTTGATCTGTGGTGGTGCTACCGCTGTGGCATCTTGTCCAAAAGCGCAGGCGATGAATGTCTTCGTGCAAATCGACTATCACACGGATTTATCCAAAGCGAGAGGTGTTGAGCTTCGTCCGATCACAGACACTGTGACGGTTGCGTTGGCAAGTTACTACAACACCCAAGTAACGAACAACGTTATAAATCAGAATAATAACTCAACGATTGTCACTGGCACGGTCACTGAGGCCTCGGCAGATCTTATCTGCGAAACGGGTTCTTATATGACGGGCGTCGACACTGCCGGAAAAGTGATCTGTATGAAGGTCGCAAGCAACGGCGGTACGGGCGGCGGTTCCGATGGTAACGGTCGTGACGGAGATGGTGGCGGCGGCGGTCAAGGTAAAGACGGCGGTGGCGATGGCGGCGGAGCCGGTGGCTCTTGCAGTAAATAA
- a CDS encoding putative Na+/H+ antiporter: MTYTTLELIGTAFFALAVIHTFLVGKILHWSHHFPKDSLMRGVLHLLGEIEVVFAIWASLFMAVYIALEGWTPAITYQNSLDFTEPFFIFAIMVVCSTRPVLTVARQTILAISSGVQRVFKTPAVSTDLAVVLILGPLTGSFITEPAAMTVTAFMLNAMLQKESNKLIYALIAVLFVNVSIGGALTPFAAPPILMVASKWGWDFSFVATHFGWKSAIAVIINSIGLVLIFRKEFKEGCITLKEVETRLAHSHATIPWQVIVIHLLFLAGIVITGHHRNAFLGIFLLFLGVASVTIRYQDSLRLKESLLVSLFLGGIIQFGSFQKWWLAPLLSKMNDAVLFKGAALLTAITDNAALTYLGSQVDLSDSSKYALVAGALAGGGLTIIANAPNAAGYSVLSHKFPGGIKPLNLLVAALAPTAVAIFCLWVL, translated from the coding sequence ATGACGTACACAACACTTGAGCTTATTGGTACCGCATTTTTTGCCCTTGCAGTTATTCACACATTCCTTGTCGGGAAAATTCTGCACTGGTCTCATCATTTTCCGAAAGACTCCCTTATGCGTGGAGTATTGCATCTTTTGGGTGAAATCGAAGTCGTATTTGCGATCTGGGCCAGTCTTTTCATGGCGGTTTACATTGCCCTGGAAGGTTGGACTCCCGCTATCACATATCAGAACTCTTTGGATTTTACGGAGCCGTTCTTTATCTTTGCGATCATGGTGGTGTGTTCAACTCGCCCGGTATTGACTGTGGCTCGCCAGACGATTTTGGCCATCAGTTCGGGAGTTCAGCGTGTTTTTAAAACTCCAGCTGTATCAACGGATCTTGCCGTTGTTTTGATTTTAGGTCCGTTGACTGGAAGCTTTATTACGGAGCCAGCAGCGATGACTGTGACAGCATTCATGCTAAATGCAATGCTGCAAAAAGAATCGAATAAATTGATCTATGCCTTGATTGCGGTTTTATTCGTCAATGTTTCTATTGGGGGAGCACTCACACCTTTCGCAGCTCCACCTATTTTGATGGTTGCATCCAAATGGGGATGGGATTTTTCTTTCGTCGCCACACATTTCGGTTGGAAGTCGGCCATCGCCGTCATCATCAATTCGATCGGTCTGGTTTTGATTTTCCGCAAAGAATTCAAAGAAGGATGCATCACTTTGAAAGAGGTTGAGACACGTCTGGCGCATTCTCATGCAACTATTCCTTGGCAAGTGATCGTGATTCATCTTTTGTTTCTTGCTGGAATCGTCATCACCGGACATCATCGCAATGCCTTCCTGGGAATTTTCCTGTTATTCCTTGGGGTAGCCTCTGTGACGATTCGTTATCAAGATTCTTTACGATTAAAAGAAAGTCTGTTGGTCTCTTTATTTCTGGGTGGGATCATACAGTTTGGTTCCTTCCAAAAATGGTGGCTCGCACCTTTGTTGAGTAAAATGAATGATGCTGTTTTATTTAAAGGAGCGGCACTGTTAACAGCGATTACTGACAACGCAGCTTTGACGTACTTGGGGTCTCAAGTCGATCTTTCTGATTCCAGTAAATATGCCTTGGTGGCAGGAGCTTTGGCGGGCGGGGGATTAACAATTATCGCGAACGCTCCGAATGCTGCAGGCTATTCGGTGTTAAGTCATAAATTTCCGGGCGGAATTAAGCCGTTGAATTTGTTGGTTGCAGCACTTGCGCCAACAGCCGTGGCAATTTTTTGCCTATGGGTTCTGTAA
- a CDS encoding ADP-ribosylglycohydrolase family protein: MFYQDRVLGMLWGLHAGDSLGAPWEFLPPQPAWNTKTEIVGGGKFNWAPGEATDDTDLMLGVLRALQNSQEISFDILKSEMLTWFASNPPDIGTTTIKGLQNLKAGKALRECGFVNNEFQGNGSIMRVAPLALLAENAVGVYGSEKTHGLHEIMITQTKMTHGHQHCVDTDLIFIPTVKAALAGISKQEVFAIALTEAEKISPFVYQKLKAIPDISWENLATSGFCVDTLCAGLWAFMKYDNLEDALVSVVNRGDDSDSCGAVAGVLCGAFYGSQAIPARWLEKLEFKNEIQQLVSSFFRHV; encoded by the coding sequence ATGTTTTATCAAGATAGAGTTTTAGGGATGTTGTGGGGCCTTCATGCGGGAGACTCTCTTGGGGCTCCTTGGGAATTTTTGCCGCCACAGCCAGCCTGGAATACCAAAACGGAAATTGTTGGAGGCGGCAAGTTTAACTGGGCTCCTGGTGAAGCAACCGATGACACCGACTTGATGTTGGGGGTTTTGCGCGCACTTCAAAACAGCCAAGAAATTTCCTTCGACATTTTAAAATCAGAAATGCTGACTTGGTTTGCCAGCAATCCACCTGACATTGGCACAACGACGATCAAAGGTTTGCAGAATCTGAAAGCCGGCAAAGCTTTGCGTGAATGTGGATTTGTGAATAACGAATTTCAAGGCAATGGTTCGATCATGCGCGTGGCGCCTCTGGCATTGCTTGCTGAAAATGCGGTGGGGGTTTACGGCAGTGAAAAAACTCACGGCCTTCATGAAATCATGATCACGCAAACTAAAATGACTCATGGTCATCAACACTGTGTGGATACGGATTTGATTTTCATTCCCACTGTGAAGGCGGCTCTGGCGGGAATATCCAAGCAAGAAGTATTCGCCATCGCCTTAACGGAAGCGGAAAAAATCAGTCCATTTGTTTATCAAAAGTTAAAAGCGATTCCTGATATTTCTTGGGAAAATCTTGCCACATCTGGTTTCTGCGTCGACACACTTTGTGCGGGGCTGTGGGCATTCATGAAGTACGACAATTTGGAAGATGCTTTGGTGTCTGTGGTAAATCGCGGGGATGATTCTGATTCCTGCGGAGCTGTGGCGGGTGTTTTGTGTGGAGCCTTCTATGGTTCGCAAGCCATTCCTGCTCGTTGGTTGGAAAAGTTGGAATTCAAAAATGAAATCCAGCAACTCGTGAGCAGTTTTTTTAGACACGTATAG
- a CDS encoding PilW family protein — MFKNVQTKKLNNKGMTLVELMVVIGLVSVGGYLFATQMYQMTQQLEVVKNRAELEELKGNVRMLALNRVAVNYSATLPENAGIKDCILGTAKCVNGTTVDFSLALPNSKPVASPNSFYTYKGTACAPWSAQCPFKVSAVAKAVCNRGAPQCIYAGGVYLVTKIEIFPGIANKVAAYGLREVIETSLLPLSGSQEGNKSIKNLTCPGGQLMRGVDLVNNKAICA, encoded by the coding sequence GTGTTCAAGAACGTGCAAACTAAAAAGTTGAATAACAAGGGGATGACTCTTGTTGAGCTTATGGTGGTGATCGGCCTCGTAAGCGTTGGCGGCTATTTGTTTGCGACTCAGATGTACCAAATGACTCAGCAATTAGAAGTGGTAAAAAACCGCGCCGAGCTGGAAGAGCTTAAAGGCAATGTGCGAATGCTGGCCCTGAACCGTGTGGCGGTGAACTACAGCGCCACTCTTCCTGAAAATGCCGGAATCAAAGATTGTATTTTAGGAACTGCAAAATGTGTGAACGGCACGACGGTGGATTTTTCTCTGGCGCTACCGAACAGCAAGCCTGTCGCTTCGCCAAATTCTTTTTATACTTATAAAGGAACTGCCTGTGCTCCCTGGAGTGCGCAATGTCCATTCAAAGTTTCTGCGGTTGCAAAAGCTGTATGCAACCGTGGCGCCCCTCAATGCATTTATGCGGGTGGGGTCTACTTGGTGACCAAGATCGAAATTTTCCCAGGCATCGCGAACAAGGTAGCAGCCTATGGACTTCGTGAAGTGATTGAAACCTCTTTGTTGCCTTTGTCTGGATCCCAAGAAGGAAATAAAAGTATTAAAAACCTGACTTGTCCTGGTGGCCAATTGATGCGTGGTGTGGATCTAGTGAATAACAAAGCGATTTGCGCTTAG
- a CDS encoding HNH endonuclease family protein, whose amino-acid sequence MKKLLVGALVSICAVSVHAREDLLSDVSGNNQQFSEYYTVTTLPSFSATPTNTSVDPLQTIQEIFDAAAPSVEIKAAVISLLHFDHHNEDFGNVGQAYNRKQHFGTWIRPSEDHTCLNTRGLVLVRDSKVPVTYNTAGCTVRSGEWDEPYTGATVHDAADIQIDHFVPLKNAYVSGAHKWNYSKRCLYANFLGNNFHLVSTDGHENMSKSDSTPQGYMPPNQAYRCQYLQQWLKVKLIWDLGLTPPEKLAVESLIQQNGCDLNMFQYSVGELQAQRQFMADNANLCH is encoded by the coding sequence ATGAAGAAGCTTCTAGTCGGAGCGCTTGTATCGATCTGTGCGGTGAGTGTGCATGCTAGGGAAGATCTGCTCTCTGATGTGAGTGGAAACAACCAGCAATTCAGTGAGTATTATACTGTCACGACGTTGCCTTCTTTCTCGGCTACTCCCACAAATACCTCTGTTGACCCTCTGCAAACCATCCAGGAAATATTTGACGCTGCTGCTCCATCGGTTGAGATTAAGGCCGCCGTTATTTCACTTTTGCATTTCGATCATCACAACGAAGACTTCGGAAATGTGGGACAGGCTTATAACCGCAAGCAGCATTTTGGAACGTGGATACGTCCTAGTGAAGATCACACCTGCTTGAACACTCGTGGCCTGGTTTTAGTTCGCGATTCCAAAGTTCCCGTCACTTACAATACAGCAGGTTGCACTGTTCGCAGCGGAGAATGGGACGAACCGTATACAGGTGCGACTGTTCACGATGCCGCGGATATTCAAATCGACCATTTTGTTCCTTTGAAAAATGCCTATGTCAGCGGTGCGCACAAGTGGAACTATTCCAAACGTTGTCTTTACGCGAACTTCTTAGGAAACAATTTCCATCTGGTTTCCACAGACGGTCATGAAAACATGTCTAAGAGTGATAGCACTCCTCAGGGGTACATGCCGCCAAACCAAGCTTACCGCTGTCAGTACTTGCAACAATGGTTGAAAGTAAAATTGATCTGGGATTTGGGACTGACTCCGCCAGAAAAATTGGCCGTGGAATCATTAATCCAACAAAATGGCTGTGATCTGAATATGTTTCAATACTCTGTTGGAGAGTTGCAGGCACAGCGCCAGTTTATGGCTGACAACGCAAATCTTTGCCACTAG
- a CDS encoding HAMP domain-containing sensor histidine kinase codes for MFLKSLRKFFANLSLRVRLSLIFVVFFGATTILFNMFIFKMSIDNLQQDFDDALFNYSVDVSEGVEIGVKGDLNFPPLRLDHGKILPFPLGTALIQVRHSSGAVLARVGNFGEFNPPYKKDFERIWAGEEATYRTIEHIHNIPSAEADSYRLISFPLDNVAKPQLLLQIAVPMTLLETQISKRLTLLEVGIPIVLLFATLGGLFLSARALAPVNHMIDIAKKIKASELSSRVPIPAANDEIKKLALTLNEMLDRIEQAFQSQERFVADASHQLLTPLTIMRQEIELLKSEKQIDVDQYTRSALQEVDNLANIVQEMLLLARADAGLGALSLQEISLEELVFEALTRCEKLANSKGIKLKFNINNESKADRKSVRGDKDLLENLVFNIIENAIKYSPNNEVVTITLVWKDDVSQLFVQDNGPGIPDDKLPFIFERFSRGAAVENRVKGFGLGLAIAQKIANLHEAKLSAGNNERNGAIFSFEIKNI; via the coding sequence ATGTTCTTAAAGAGTCTCCGTAAGTTTTTTGCAAATTTAAGTCTGCGGGTGCGCCTTTCATTGATTTTCGTGGTGTTCTTTGGAGCCACGACAATCCTTTTCAATATGTTTATCTTTAAAATGTCGATCGATAATCTGCAGCAGGATTTCGACGATGCTCTTTTCAACTATTCCGTCGACGTTTCAGAAGGTGTGGAAATTGGGGTTAAGGGTGACTTGAACTTTCCTCCTTTGCGCTTGGATCACGGTAAAATCCTGCCCTTCCCCTTGGGCACGGCGTTGATTCAAGTTCGTCACAGCTCGGGAGCAGTTCTTGCCCGCGTGGGAAATTTCGGCGAGTTTAATCCTCCTTATAAAAAAGATTTTGAACGCATTTGGGCTGGTGAAGAGGCAACCTATCGTACGATTGAACACATTCACAACATCCCTTCCGCCGAAGCCGATTCTTATCGTCTTATTTCTTTTCCGTTGGATAACGTCGCAAAACCGCAACTGTTACTGCAAATCGCCGTTCCGATGACCTTGCTTGAAACGCAGATCAGCAAACGGCTGACTCTTTTAGAAGTTGGTATTCCCATCGTCCTGTTGTTTGCGACTTTGGGTGGTTTGTTCTTGTCGGCCCGCGCGTTGGCGCCAGTGAATCACATGATCGACATCGCTAAAAAAATCAAAGCCAGCGAACTTTCCAGTCGTGTTCCGATTCCGGCTGCGAATGATGAAATTAAAAAGCTCGCTTTAACATTAAATGAAATGCTTGATCGCATCGAGCAGGCATTTCAATCCCAGGAACGGTTCGTTGCCGACGCATCCCATCAGCTTCTGACACCTCTAACGATCATGCGCCAGGAAATTGAACTTTTAAAGTCGGAAAAGCAAATTGACGTGGATCAATACACCCGCAGCGCTTTGCAGGAGGTCGATAACCTTGCCAACATCGTTCAAGAAATGTTGCTTTTGGCTCGTGCGGATGCGGGTTTGGGTGCGCTGAGTCTGCAAGAAATTTCACTGGAAGAATTGGTCTTTGAAGCCCTCACTCGCTGCGAAAAACTGGCAAACTCCAAAGGCATCAAACTTAAATTCAACATCAACAATGAATCAAAAGCCGATCGCAAATCCGTGCGTGGCGATAAAGATCTGCTGGAAAATTTAGTTTTTAATATCATTGAAAATGCGATCAAATACTCTCCGAACAACGAAGTGGTTACTATCACGCTAGTTTGGAAAGATGATGTCAGCCAACTCTTTGTCCAAGATAATGGTCCAGGAATTCCTGATGACAAATTACCTTTCATCTTCGAACGCTTTTCTCGGGGAGCGGCCGTTGAAAATCGCGTCAAAGGATTCGGCTTAGGTCTAGCTATTGCACAAAAGATCGCGAATCTTCACGAAGCTAAGCTCAGTGCTGGCAATAACGAGAGAAACGGCGCGATATTTTCTTTCGAAATTAAAAACATTTAA
- a CDS encoding FKBP-type peptidyl-prolyl cis-trans isomerase, producing the protein MNKLVLGGLVVALAASTACTRKVKLDTDIKKASYAIGQQIGGNLKQQNIDFDSDALAQALKDASAGKNEMTKEDMQAAMMKLQEMAMKKQQEAAETNAKAGKDYLEKNKSAAGVKTTASGLQYIIEKEGTGAQPKKEDVVKVHYKGTLTNGEQFDSSYDRGQPAEFPVGGVIPGWTEALQLMKVGSKAKLFIPPELAYGPSGRPGIPPNSVLVFEVELMDIVKAEKPAAKAKK; encoded by the coding sequence ATGAATAAGTTAGTACTTGGAGGCCTTGTTGTTGCACTTGCTGCATCTACTGCCTGCACTAGAAAAGTAAAGTTGGACACTGATATCAAAAAAGCGTCATACGCTATTGGTCAACAAATCGGTGGCAACTTGAAACAACAAAACATCGATTTCGATTCTGACGCTTTGGCGCAGGCTTTGAAAGATGCTTCTGCTGGCAAAAACGAAATGACTAAAGAAGACATGCAAGCAGCGATGATGAAACTTCAAGAAATGGCGATGAAAAAACAGCAGGAAGCTGCTGAAACAAACGCTAAAGCTGGTAAAGACTACCTTGAGAAAAACAAATCTGCAGCTGGTGTAAAAACAACGGCTTCTGGTCTTCAATACATCATCGAAAAAGAAGGCACTGGCGCTCAACCTAAAAAAGAAGACGTAGTAAAAGTACACTACAAAGGTACTTTGACGAACGGTGAGCAATTCGACTCTTCATACGACCGTGGTCAACCAGCTGAATTCCCAGTTGGTGGCGTTATCCCAGGTTGGACAGAAGCTCTTCAATTGATGAAAGTTGGCTCTAAAGCTAAACTTTTCATCCCACCAGAACTTGCTTACGGTCCTTCAGGCCGCCCAGGTATCCCACCAAATTCAGTTCTAGTTTTCGAAGTTGAATTGATGGATATCGTTAAAGCTGAAAAACCAGCTGCAAAAGCTAAAAAATAG
- a CDS encoding pentapeptide repeat-containing protein, with translation MIRSLSLLAVCVLNFTSQVVLADAFCAPEDRLKAPHEIVAKFRSGGEFGRVTLFEENFKDQNIETLKTGNVNFLHGSWDRLNIKHSEFTRAYFTDYRFSDVKLSHVDLRGAHFRQSVLKDVRFTDVDARAMQMDSVSLENVHWDGVKLKGASIIFSKFKNCKFENIDWNKVVLVGTTFENCTGAPVKQHSGTYQASK, from the coding sequence ATGATCCGGTCGCTTTCATTGCTAGCCGTCTGTGTTTTGAATTTCACATCGCAAGTGGTGTTGGCCGACGCCTTTTGTGCTCCCGAAGATCGCCTGAAAGCACCTCATGAAATCGTTGCGAAATTTCGCAGTGGCGGCGAATTCGGCCGAGTCACTTTGTTCGAAGAAAACTTCAAAGATCAAAATATCGAAACTTTAAAAACGGGGAATGTAAATTTCCTGCATGGCAGTTGGGATCGTTTGAATATCAAGCACAGTGAATTCACCCGCGCCTATTTCACGGACTATCGCTTTAGTGACGTGAAACTTTCCCACGTCGACTTGCGCGGGGCGCACTTCAGGCAATCCGTTTTAAAAGACGTGCGCTTTACCGATGTCGATGCCCGCGCCATGCAAATGGATAGCGTCTCCTTAGAAAATGTGCATTGGGACGGGGTGAAGCTGAAAGGTGCGAGCATTATTTTCTCCAAGTTTAAAAATTGTAAGTTTGAAAATATCGATTGGAACAAAGTTGTTCTGGTTGGCACTACCTTCGAAAACTGCACCGGCGCACCAGTGAAACAACACTCTGGGACCTATCAGGCAAGTAAATGA
- a CDS encoding response regulator: MVHVLFVDDEPALLDLFKQEMSQNNSALNFNFHLAANAQECIKQLQGFGNSPVLLVISKVTAPDMDELALLKVVQKKFPRVKIYICTEMSAPYSRKGNEDQGSLRFIAKPVNFKTLYGAISEDFLNPL; this comes from the coding sequence ATGGTTCATGTGTTGTTCGTAGATGACGAACCAGCACTCCTGGATTTGTTTAAACAGGAGATGTCGCAGAATAACTCTGCGCTGAACTTCAATTTTCATCTCGCAGCAAATGCCCAAGAATGTATCAAGCAGCTACAAGGTTTCGGCAACTCGCCGGTGCTGTTGGTGATCTCTAAAGTCACAGCTCCCGACATGGACGAGCTTGCATTACTCAAAGTCGTTCAAAAAAAGTTTCCCCGCGTAAAAATCTATATCTGTACCGAGATGAGTGCACCGTATTCCCGCAAAGGGAACGAAGATCAGGGATCACTGCGTTTCATCGCTAAGCCCGTAAATTTCAAAACCCTGTACGGCGCAATATCTGAAGACTTCCTAAATCCCCTCTAA
- a CDS encoding PQQ-binding-like beta-propeller repeat protein codes for MVKSRRALMQWTLFAAFTICFGGFVLLNLPTLAKQSSSIYHDGSPSRTYRMVPQLTSGISSEILTDQDVTWMYRGNVYRQGYSNEILKNFQNMKVQWSSEEINYSVHRASKATPAVDDSGIYVGGDDGWFYAFELDGRVRWKFFTSRTDNGIHGSAILIKDRVCFGSYNGFFYCLKKSSGEPIWIIRLAEAMGSSPTFFENDFFVSIETSDVNGYIARLNGTTGEIKWQSPWVGEQIHSSVTLDPEHRRVFVGANNGRMFAFHMDTGALLWTGDAGGAMKGTATIADGKLFFSSWGSRFEAVDLTTLKPVWQVKIPGVSQSSPAIVPGSSLIGINYHGEKSGFVVYNMGTGKVLWSHEIFDSKALNLQSATAVRVSENEWAFLQMCEMNQLCLMRAQDGKVIKTWTVKGFMTGAPTVYKNNIFINMEYGSVIRLSAN; via the coding sequence ATGGTAAAATCACGACGCGCCCTTATGCAGTGGACTCTATTCGCGGCTTTCACGATCTGCTTTGGCGGCTTCGTGCTATTGAATCTGCCGACTCTGGCCAAACAAAGTTCTTCGATCTATCACGATGGCAGCCCGTCACGCACTTATCGCATGGTTCCGCAATTAACATCGGGAATCAGCAGTGAGATTCTGACCGATCAAGACGTGACCTGGATGTATCGGGGTAATGTCTATCGCCAGGGATATTCGAACGAGATTTTAAAAAACTTTCAAAACATGAAAGTTCAATGGTCCTCCGAGGAAATTAACTATTCCGTCCATCGTGCCAGCAAAGCAACGCCAGCGGTGGATGATTCCGGTATTTATGTTGGTGGTGATGACGGTTGGTTTTATGCGTTTGAGCTGGACGGAAGAGTGCGCTGGAAGTTCTTCACTTCACGAACTGACAACGGAATTCACGGATCTGCGATCCTGATCAAGGACCGCGTGTGCTTTGGTTCTTACAACGGTTTCTTTTATTGTCTGAAGAAATCAAGCGGTGAGCCGATTTGGATTATTCGTTTGGCCGAGGCCATGGGATCTTCACCGACATTTTTTGAAAACGATTTCTTCGTTTCTATCGAAACTTCTGATGTGAATGGATATATCGCGCGCCTTAACGGAACGACGGGTGAAATCAAATGGCAAAGTCCGTGGGTGGGGGAGCAAATTCATTCGAGCGTGACTTTGGATCCCGAACATCGTCGTGTTTTTGTTGGAGCCAACAACGGTCGGATGTTTGCTTTTCACATGGATACCGGTGCCTTGCTATGGACGGGTGATGCGGGTGGCGCGATGAAGGGAACTGCGACTATTGCCGACGGGAAATTATTCTTCTCTTCGTGGGGTTCTCGATTTGAGGCGGTGGACTTGACAACATTAAAGCCTGTTTGGCAGGTGAAAATTCCCGGAGTGAGTCAGTCTTCGCCTGCAATCGTTCCTGGTAGTTCTCTCATTGGGATTAACTATCATGGTGAAAAATCGGGCTTTGTTGTTTACAATATGGGCACGGGTAAAGTCTTGTGGTCACACGAGATTTTCGACTCCAAAGCTCTCAATCTTCAGAGCGCAACGGCTGTTCGTGTTTCCGAAAACGAATGGGCATTTTTGCAAATGTGCGAAATGAATCAGTTGTGTTTGATGCGTGCCCAGGACGGCAAAGTTATAAAAACATGGACAGTTAAAGGTTTTATGACGGGCGCTCCGACGGTTTATAAAAATAATATTTTTATAAACATGGAGTACGGAAGCGTGATCCGTCTGTCAGCGAATTAA